The Lolium rigidum isolate FL_2022 chromosome 1, APGP_CSIRO_Lrig_0.1, whole genome shotgun sequence region GCCGATGATGGGCGTCAGGGTATTGATTCCCGATTATAGATTTTTATGTAGGCAGGACTTGCGGATGGGCTAACAACCTAATGCACACAAGATGTACACATGTTAtgtagggttcgtagcatagaaaataaaaaatctaccgcaagaacgaataaaaccaagatccaatctatggaaaagccaagatctaatctatgagatcggagcaacgagatagatgagagactaaccctcgaagatccaaagccttaacgagatctgatctcatgGTTGATGAAGAGGTTACTTCCGGTGCTGCGATCTGGcatcacttccgtactcggtcacacgtacggagtCGATAAAGACCTTCCTCTCCTTGTTCCAGCGAGGCAGCGGAggtagtagatcccctcggaatcccagcagcacgacggcgtggtggtggcggtggaggagaaattcctgcagggcatCGCCAAGCCTACGCAGGAAGTAGGAGGAAGGAGAGAGGTCGCGGCTAGGGTTAGAGGGAAGATGTTATTCTatgccccagccctcccctccctcttatataggagtgggggctgccttggcccctcctccaagccctagggtcGACCAAAAAGGGGGACAACtttcccccaagttaagtccctattttcaagggatttgatcttatccacttgatccagtcgcatgggccttggggggctggtgtgcctggcccatgtgggcctatgcgacatcctccggtccatgttggtcgtctgaGATAGGTGggacccactatggtaccctccggaaccttctagaatctCCCGTATAATAGCGAAAAATCCtcaacttttccggtaaccctgaaaatgacttcccatatatgaatcttattctccagactatTCCGAGCCTCTTcatgatgtcctagatcccatccgagactccgaacaatattatgtctccatctcatattccatatctacttaaacaacatcgaaccttaaatgtgttaccctacggttcgcgacctatgcagacatgatcgagacacctttccgatcaataaccaataacgggacctggagatccataatgtctccctcatattcaacgatgacttcgtgatcgaaataaccattaacatacgataccgattacctttgtcgcgcgatactttacttatccgaggttcgatcatcggtatctccatacctagttcaacctcgttaccaataagtactctttactcataccttgatatgtcatcccttgtgacctagtcacatgcttgcaagctaattggatgacattccaccgagagggcccagagtatatctattcgtcatccggatggacaaatcccactcttgatccatgcacttcaactcatactttcagaatacttaatgccacctttataaccacccatttacgaagtggcgtttgatgtcatGAAAGCATctgtccggtgtaagtgattaacatgatctcatggtcgaaggattaggttactatgtattcaAAGCTTGTAGccaaacgaacttaatgacttgatcatatgctatgcttactatgggtgtgtgtccatcacatcattctcctaatgatatgatcctgttattaataacatccaatgttcatgatcaggaaaccatgatcatctattaatcaacaagctagctaaACAAgatgcttactagggactctggtttgtttataaaacacacatgtatcagtgtttccacttaatacaattatagcatgagatgtaaacatttatcatgaacactaagatataacaataaccactttattattgcctctcgggcatatctccaacaagttcATCCTTGGAAAGTCCCAGTTGTAGCCATACATCCTGGTGTGGATGTATAATTGAGAGTGGTTAGGTGCTCAAGTGTTACAACGGTGGAGGCCGGCTAGAGAATGAAGCCGACATGTTGCTTCCTTCCTTTCCTAAGGGAGGTGCAGTGGGTGGAAATGGATAAAGATATGATGAATATGCTTTAAGAGCCTAAACCGTTGGCGATGGCACAAGAAGCTCTTCGaaagttcttgtgttcttggtgaagTGTGCGATGTTTGAGTCGGTATGGACGGGATGGTGCAAAGTCTCCCCTCAATGGGTCGAGAGGCTTTTCCCTTTGCCACTCCTAGTCGGAGTGGTTGCACGTTGGTATCCTACTGGGTACTATGCGCCGTATCAGGCGATGAACCTTGAGGGTCCTCGGGAAGGACCAAGCTGGGCCATTTCCGGGGTGAGACGACTTAGGTCAACGATCCTTGTTCGTAATGATGTATGGTGACCTTAGACTTGAGTTGTGAGGTCTCATCTCAATGGTACAGATCCGTCAAGCCCACCCCGAGGTGAGCTTAAGGAATTTAGTGATTTGGATGTTTGAAGCCCGCTCGAGAGCTTAGCCGAGCTTCCCTTGGCATatttaaaatttgctcgaatttaaaAATTGCTTCAATATAAAAATTTGCTTGaattttaaatttgtttgaatttaaattttctcaaattaaaaatttgctcgaatttagaaaataagttcaaaacagaaaatggaaATAGCAGAAAAAACAAAAACCACCAAACCAGTGAAGAAccgaagaaaaaacaaaaaaaacgaaGCTGATGGGCTGTGGCCCGCTTTTTCTCGCACGCGTGCGGGCGTTAATCCGCGCCGCTGCTGGGCTTAGAATAGGTTTTGCCTTGGTCCGTTTAGGTGGTGAGGTTAAGTTTTTTAGGTGTGCCGACAAAAATGGACAGTCTTTGGTCCGATTGGGCCCCCCTTAGGAAAGTGGGCCTGTGGAATAAGTGGAGGCCGGCTGGAGATGCCACGAAAAGGAAAAAAGCCTGGCTGGAGATAAGAAGATAAAGTGGAGATGCTCCAAGAAAGGAGGTTCGACTTCGAGGGAAAGCGAAAAACCCTAATAATCTCAAGGCCGCGCCTCACGGCTCCCAcccagccgccaccaccaccaccgctttccTTTCCTCAACCCACGCCGACTTCGCCTagcatcctctcctcctcgtcctgCTCTAGCTTTTTGCCATGGAGGCCGAGGCTGCGGCGAAGCGGGCGCGGGAGAGCGAGGCCACTGCAGCGGTGGACGGAGCAGGCGAGCAGGCGGGGATCTCCGCCGTCATCCCCGGATGGTTCTCCGAGATCAGCTCCATGTGGCCCGGCGAGGCGCACTCGCTCAAGGTGGAAAAGGTTCTCTTCGAAGGGAACTCAGATTTCCAGAAGGTATTGGTTTTCCAGTCCTCCACCTACGGGAAGGTGCTCGTCCTGGACGGAGTGATTCAGGTAACCGAGAGAGACGAGTGCGCTTACCAGGAGATGATCACCCACCTCCCCCTCTGCTCAATCAAGGACCCCAAGAAGGTCTTGGTTATcggaggcggcgatggcggtgTTCTGCGTGAGGTTTCACGGTACTCCTCGGTGGAGCAGATTGACATCTGCGAGATCGACAAGATGGTGGTGGATGTCTCCAAGCAGTTTTTCCCTCACCTGGCCCTTGGGTTCGAAGATCCCCGTGTGTCCTTGCACATTGGGGATGGTGTTGCCTTCCTGAAGAATGCTCCAGAGGGTACCTACGATGCGGTCATCGTCGACTCCTCTGATCCAGTAGGTCCTGCTCAGGAGCTCTTTGAGAAACCCTTCTTCCAGTCCGTGGCCAGAGCTTTGCGTCCCGGTGGAGTTGTCTGCACTCAGGCGGAGAGCATATGGCTGCACATGCACATCATAGAAGACATCGTCACCAACTGTCGCCAAGTTTTCAAAGGTTCAGTTAACTATGCATGGACTACTGTGCCGACATACCCTAGCGGGGTAATCGGTTTCATGCTCTGCTCTACGGAGGGGCCTAGTGTTGATTTCCAGCATCCTGTTTTTGCCATTGAGGAGGACGAGTACTCCACAAAGTCCAAAGGACCACTCAAGTTCTACAACTCCGAGTTCCACACTGCATCATTTTGTTTGCCATCCTTCGCGAGAAGGGTCATTGAAGCCAAGGCAAACTAGACGTCAAGAAGGGGCTCTGAATCACACCAGTTTGGACACAATGAAGAATTGGTTGTACCGTAAACAAGGGAAAGGCCCCTTTTCTTAGCTTTATTATTGTTATTATTATTAAATAAGCATTGGAGATGCAAGTAACTGTGATTCAATCTTATGAACGTCTCAAGTTGTATTTCCTAGCTACTTGATGGTATCAGAAAGTTCTGAATATGGCTGTGTTTACTTTTCCCTGCATTTATCTGATCATTCAGCAGCTGTTGCCCTTCATGGTCCTTTTTATTCAAATACGAAGATGTGCCTACATATGGCAGCGTATGTTATAATCTTTGCTGTTTATTGTTATGCTTACAGCTATTGTAGTTTCATATTTGATTATTCTAGTTTTAAGCGTTTGGTTACGTATTTTCTCAGCATGTCATACGTTTCTATAGAGATGCCAATGAGCTAGAAACCAGATGTTTATGCCATCTTGATCCATGTGCCCCTCATATGCCCACTGATGTTTAAGCATTTACGTAGTTCAGATGTAGCCAAAAACGCCCACTTCACTACATATTGCCTATTGTTGTCCTCTGTTTCTAATGTTGCTTCTGTCTAAAATAGTGCCTGAGATGGTTTAACTTTGGAGCTGTTGACACATTTTCCACAATTTTGAAGCTATTGTGTTCTGTTTTAGTCATAGAAAAATTATGAGAATAACTCAACAACTTCCCTTttatgctgtgtttggatgcatagaattgagaatggaattgaattggacttGAAATTCCAAATCCACGATAGAAATGAATTGGCTTCCAATTCGAATTCAGTTGTTTGGATGTGCTTAGAATTTGCTCTTGGAATCAAATGTTGGTACCAATTCCATTTCATGTTTGGATGGTAGAAACCATGGAAAGGAATTTGTTGTCTTTTTTTGGTCAACCCAGTTGAGCTAGGGGGTCACGAACTGGTTTGAGAGGGAGCCCGTAGCCGTCGGTGGAGTGTAGGAAGGGGCGACGGTGGCCGGAATCGTCTCTCGTTGGCCGGGATCAACTGGTTTCCTCGAGgcaggagagcagcgacgacccgggagaaggaggaggaaggccAGGGAGAAGGCCACCTCCCGCCGCCGCGACCCCTACCGCAGGAGGGCCAGGGATAAGGCCACCTCCCGCCGCCATGGCCCTACCGCTGTCGTTCCTCCCTCCAACCCGGtcgcatctagggttaggggcggGCTAACAGAGGGGACGAAGGCCGTCAGAATGCGAGCATGTAAGGAGGACGGGGATGGGGAGAGGAGGTGGGGGATGGGGAGAGGTGAGGAAGACAAGGGCTGGGGGAGACTtaccggagccgccgccgccgccaggtacCACCGGGAAGGGGCGAGGAGGAAGAAACGCGAGCGAGGCTTCGCTCGGTCTCTCGCAACGAAGCGGTACGCGCAACCGTTTCCGCGCGTTTCCGAGCTCGGGACCTCGGAAAGTTGCGGGCGGAACGGACACGCATGGGAGGGGGGCTCGGAATTGGGCCGAGTTTCCGGGCTCTAATTCTTAGGCCATTCCAAACGGTGGAAATGGACTCCAAATTCCAGATTCTATGATTCCAAGGCcaattctatgcatccaaacacagcattaATGAATTTGACAACATTTAGATTAAAGCTGTTGTAAGATTTTAATGGGCATGATCTGGTTACTGTAGTGAAATCCCCTGGTATAATGAGTATGTTCATGTTCCCTTGGTCCAAAATGAACCAATGTGCTGAAACTTCTTCTGTTACAAAAAATCTGTAGACTAGAAAGAATATCATATATATTTGCGTTTCTTGACACCTTCTCATAGATTCATATTTCCATTAATTTATTTAGATAGTATAGTATAAATGCAGACTTATATGCAGCTTGACCAGATATCTAAATCAGGTCAGTGGCCACATCTGCTTAAAACTGATTATTGCTTCTCACTTTGAAAGCAACACCACTTGTATAGGTACCTTATCAACCTCTAAACTTACTATTATTCTTTGAAGTACAACAAAGGCAATTCTGCGTTACTAATACTAAATCTTGTTGATGTTAGATTTATTAGAACTGCATATGGTTAAAGAAATCATGGTACAAGGAATGCCTAATAAGCTATATCAGGAACATGACTCTGAATACTAACTTGAAGAACTGATAGATCAACAAATCTTTTGCCCCTTGACATAACATCTGTGGATGAACAATGTTCTTTACTGTTCAGTATGTAAGAAGAGTCGGATTTTGGTTGTGGTGCCCCTTTCGGTCCTCCTACTTTGGACGCCATATGATGGTTTGTTGATTAGATAGGCAAGCGATGTTCTAATTTCTTTTAACGCTGGATGACCACATATCCCCATTAATTATGCAATATTTCTATTGGTGGGTGTGTTTATCTTTTTTTTGTGCTGCAGGTTGGTTAGCAGGGTTATTAGGTGTTTGCAGCCGTCCTATTTTCACCACTCTCCTCCTAATCCTGTGTATGCACCAAGCTATTTGATGCCTACAAGTATCTTGTTTCCATTTTGCGATGAATTACTTGTTGTCTGTTTGTCTCAGTGGATGAGTGAACACCTTTGTTTAGTATACTCTCTCTGGTCTttttttaattgactctaatttagtataaagttgtactaaatttgagtcaattgaaAGAGACTAGAGGGAGTAGTATGAAATCTTATCTTAATGCGTCTCAGAAATTAACTTATTTGAAGAGATTCTGCTCCTCCCAAAAAAGTTGTGCAGATTTGTCTGGTCCTTGATCATGTTTTAGTTTCCGCTTTGTGTGTGCTGCTTGAGAGTTGGACTATAATCCTTTTGTACTTGCgataactcaactgtgggtgggtTGTTCTGACCATCTTGGTTGTGTTAATATGGCTGTCTGTCACAACATATTAGTGTACCTATGTGATATGTATTGCACAAatatacggaaattcaattcggctcccgggtgcgtacgctccctctactaaaaaattatatttcgaaatgtcgaaaaatttggacaaaaaattctacatgtacatcttcataatatacgtgcgtttgtcaagtttcacgaaaaaccaatattttgtgtggtctatataaaaaagagaaagtttatcttgtgaaaatcaTTATtgttagcactgaattttatcttttttacacacgtcacatgataagtcgattttttatgaaacgactttgtgagcacgtagcacgtgaagatgtacatgcgaacttttagtttcaattttttaaaatttaaaatatatgtaagatacattttaaaatatagagagcatatggacccatgttccaaaacaccgctcccacaAATATGTGATTTCTTATGTCAACGTTAGTTAGATTTCCTATATGCTTTAAGTTTGGGTTGAATTACGAATGTGTATGCAGTTTGGGTTATTTGCTTGTTGAATTCTTTTCTGGTCTGCCGCCGAGGTGGAGCAGCTATGGCCCTACAATCGCCGTCCCGCGccttcctcgtcttcgcaggaggagcgTTGCTTCGAATTCCTGCTTTGAATTCCTCCTCCGCATTGACGACGACTCCCTTAGTATCAAGcgactcccggacaagttcgccgagttcgttgaTGATGTCGAGCCGACCCAGTTGCAGCTATGGgaagccagctgcaacttctgccggtggccTGTCAAGATCTTGTTCgatgggcagggcaagatgtacctgcacacggggtaggacaagttcgcccgctacctcgcgctcgagcccggctgccagcgcaccttcctctacgagggggacaacgagataatcaaggtgttcgacgacatatcttgccgcaggcactaccacactggCGAGTCCAACTTGGACACCGACAGTTAAAACTATTAGTCTTCTTTTTTTGCAGCGCATATGACCTCGAGCCAATTGAAGCCACTACTggcggtttctggatgttcttcctcgaaaggaccagtttgggtgattgagtgTGTCCGAGAGTGTTGTTTCTTGGCAGCGAATATACGAAATCAAC contains the following coding sequences:
- the LOC124682831 gene encoding spermidine synthase 1; translation: MEAEAAAKRARESEATAAVDGAGEQAGISAVIPGWFSEISSMWPGEAHSLKVEKVLFEGNSDFQKVLVFQSSTYGKVLVLDGVIQVTERDECAYQEMITHLPLCSIKDPKKVLVIGGGDGGVLREVSRYSSVEQIDICEIDKMVVDVSKQFFPHLALGFEDPRVSLHIGDGVAFLKNAPEGTYDAVIVDSSDPVGPAQELFEKPFFQSVARALRPGGVVCTQAESIWLHMHIIEDIVTNCRQVFKGSVNYAWTTVPTYPSGVIGFMLCSTEGPSVDFQHPVFAIEEDEYSTKSKGPLKFYNSEFHTASFCLPSFARRVIEAKAN